The Rhizobium rhododendri nucleotide sequence CGCAATAATCGAGGATCGGCTGCGGCACCGGCCCGTGCGTGCCCTTGCCGTCCGGCGCCAGCAGCGGGCCATTGTGCTTCACCAGTCCCTCGAGGGTCTCCCATGTCAGGTTCAGCCCGTCGAACTCGGCATAGCGCCGCTCCAGCTTGGTGACGATGCGCAGCGACTGGGCATTGTGGTCGAAGCCGCCATAGGGCTGCAGCATCTCGTGAAGCGCATCCTCGCCGGTATGGCCGAACGGCGTATGGCCGAAATCATGGACCAGCGCGACGCCTTCGGCCAGGTCCTCGTCGAGCCGCAGCGCCCTTGCCAGCGCCCTTGCCACCTGCGCCACCTCGATCGTATGCGTCAGTCGCGTGCGATAGTGATCGCCGTCCTGGGCGATGAAAACCTGGGTCTTGTGCTTCAGCCGCCGGAAGGCGGTGGTGTGCACGATACGGTCGCGGTCGCGCTGGAAATCGGACCGGGTCGGGCTGGAGGATTCGTCATAGAGCCGGCCGCGCGTTGTCCAGGGGTCCGCCGCGTAGATCGCCCGTTCGCCCGTGCCGAAACCCAATGCATGCCTGTCGATCGTCATAATCCATCCATCTCGGCCGCTGGCCATTGACGCCGCGTTCCGGCCTTCATACCTACAGTTTCAAGGAACGGCAAAGCAGTCCGGCAAAAACTCCCAACTGCTGCTGTCGCCGCCAGAACTTTGGTGATAGCCTTGTTCGATATCAGGCGTTTGAACGCCATCCTCAACTCATTCTCTCCGGGCCTTGACCCCGGCAGGAGGACATCATGACCGAAACAACTGTAACCCTTTCGGATTCCGCCGCCAAGCGCATAGCCGCAATCGTCAGTGCGGAAACCGGCAAGAGCGCGCTGCGCGTCGCCGTCGAAGGCGGTGGCTGCTCGGGCTTTTCCTACAAATTCGATCTCGTCGAAGCCCCCGCCGAGGACGACATCGTCGTTGCCAAGGGCGACGCCACAGTCTTCATCGACAAGCTGTCGCTGATCTACATGGCAGGCTCGCAGATCGATTTCGTCGACAACCTGCTCGGCCAGTCGTTCCAGATCAACAACCCGAACGCGGTTGCCAGTTGCGGCTGCGGCACCAGCTTCTCCGTCTGAAACGACATACAGTACTGCGCAACCGGTCGACGGCACAGCCGCCGGCCGGTTTTCTTTTGTCCTGAAGCCAATGGCCAAGCGCCGGTCGTGACGATAAAAGGGGCAATCCAAGGAGTCCCTCGCCCATGAAAATCGCCACCTGGAATATCAACGGCATCAAGGCCCGCATCGACAACCTTTGCCAGTGGCTGAAGGATTCCAGTCCCGATATCGCCTGCCTGCAGGAAATCAAATCAGTCGACGAGGGCTTTCCGAGGCTGCAGCTCGAGGAGCTCGGCTATCATGTCGAGACCCACGGCCAGAAGGGCTTCAACGGCGTCGCGATCCTGTCGAAGCAGAAGCCGGATGCGGTGATCCGTGGCCTGCCGGGTGACGACACCGACCAGCAGTCGCGCTTCATCGAAGCCTCCTTCTCCATCGCCGGCGACCGGACGCTGAGGGTCGGCTGCATCTATCTTCCGAATGGAAATCCCGTCGATACCGAAAAATATCCCTACAAGCTCGCCTGGATGGAGCGCCTTCAGGTGTTTGCAGCCGGTCGACTGGCGCTGGAGGAGCCGCTGATCCTTGCTGGCGACTACAATGTCATCCCGGAGCCGCACGACTGCTTCGATCCAAGGGTCTGGGCGAATGACGCATTGTTCCTGCCGCAGACGCGCCAGGCATTTCGAAGACTGGAAAATCTCGGCCTCACCGACGCCCTGCGGGCGACAAGCGATCAGTCAAAGCTCTACACGTTCTGGGATTATCAGGCCGGTGCCTGGCCAAAAAACAACGGCATCCGCATCGATCACCTGATGCTGTCACCCGAAGCTGCCGACAAAATGACCTCGGCGACAGTTGAGAAACACGTTCGCGCCTGGGAAAAGCCGTCCGACCACGTCCCCGTCGTTGCCCATTTCGATTTTGCGGGCTGAGCGGCAATAACCGTCCGCCCCATCACTCCGGAGCGGTCACGTCGAGCTTGTGGGCCATGACGACGGCGTTGCGGCGGTCGTTTTCGTTGGCGACGGAGAAAGCCTGCTCCTGCAGGTCTTCCATCCACGGACAATCCTTCGGCTTGCACTTGTCGAGAGCCGCCGTCATGAACGCGAGCCCGCGTGTCGACTGGCCTTCCTGGAACAGGATGTTGCCGAACACGGCCATGGCACCGGGATGGCCGCTCTTGCGAGCCTGATTGAGCCACTTCTTCGCCTGCTGGACATTCGACGTGCCGCCCTCGCCCGACAGCATCATCTTCGCCAGCTGAAACTGTGCTTCGGCGATACCGAAGGTCGATGCGACCTGGAAATACAGCTGGCGCGCCTGGTTCAGGTCCGTCTTGACGGGGGTGTTGGGAATTCCGCTCTTGTAATAGTTGGCGAGAGAAAGCAGCGCATTGATGAAAAAGCCGGTGTCTTCGGACCCGGGCTCGACGCCTTGCTGGGCGATCTCATTGTAGATCTTGAAGGCCTCGAAGTCATCCTGTGCAACGCCGTCGCCATCGGCATACATGTTCGCAAGTGCCCATCGCGAGCCGGTATGGCCCTTCTCGGCCGCATATTTGTAAGCCTCGACGGCTTCTTCCTTCTGCCCGTTCTTGTAGGCCTTGAAGCCGAACTTGAAGAGGTCGAAGGGTCCCGATTCCTTTGAGACGCCGGCATTGATATCAAAGGCCAAGGCAGGTGCCGCAACGGCAGCCGGCACGATCAACGCCATGCCAAGCCACATAACTCGTACTGATGGAAACTCGGATCTAAGCATCACAGTCGATTTCTTTCGCTCTATCCGGATACGCCACGATCAACCCCTCGTCACCGTTCAGCGCCGGATAAACTCCCACAAGCCGCCTACACCGGCCCGCATTCCATTCCGACCGGACCTTGAGAACGCCCCCGCTCCAGGATCCACTCGCCGCTTGTCCATGCGCTGCGGCAAGCCGTTTCCAAACTTCGGAAACATTTGCCGCCTCGCCATTCGTCACATTTTCAACCGTATCGCGAAATTGTGACCAAACCAGCGTAGGCACGTCCAACGAAGCATTTTTTGGCTCTTCAAACGCCAAATAATTCCTCGTTCAGGATCGATAGGCAGACTTTCGAATATTCAAAAAGCACCATGGCAACAAAACGTTACACCCGTTAGCTCGAAGTCACTCGAACCTCAGTCATGACACTTGTCTCACACTCTCCGAAATCAGCCTGAAGATCCCCACTGCACGTTTTCAGACGGGCTCGCCCTGAGCCCGCGCTTATCGGTGCGCTCTATTTGTGGCGGGAAATGGACAGATTTCCCGCAGGAGCGGGCAACGTAAACGGTTGCAAACGAGTGTTGCGATTTCGTCACAAAATGGCGCAACGGCGCGAACGTGCCCGCCCGGAACAACTGAAAGGAGCGAGTACATCCTGGCACAAACGGTGGTTGAGACAGCTAGAATTTGACCTTGACCGACGTCGAAAGGGCGCCGACGAAATCGTTGCCGTAGCGATAGGTGACATCGTCGCCGTAGGTCACGCCACCGGAGGTAACGGTCCCGGACTTGCCTGAAGTTAGCAGACCGACAGCGCCGGCAAGCCGGTATTCGACATGCTCGGTCGGCGAGAAGGAAAGGCCTGCCCCGAGCATCCAAGTATCGGACGACAGGCCATAGCCCTGGCTCGTGCCCTGGTCCCAGGTGAGGCTGACGGCGCCGCTCCACTGGGCATTGAACTTGTGGCCGATGCCGCCGCTCAACGTCCATCCGTCCTTGTAGAGGAGATCGAGGGAGGTCAGTTCCGCGGCGCTGCCCGGCCTGCAGGCGACAACTCCGCGCGTCGATTTCGGACAGAATGCGATACTCTGCAGCGTGCTCCAGTTGGTCCACTTGGCAGAACCGAACGCCAGCCAGTCGGGCGCGATGCCGGTCTGCAGCTTCAGCTCCAGCGAATCCGGCGCCGTGGCCGATCCGTAGACGGGCGTGACCGTGCCCACCGCCGGATTACCCGGGACTGCAATCTTCGGCACGGATGTCAGATCCACCGTGCCGGACAGATTGTCGTACTTGACCTGGCTGTTATAGACGAGGCTGGCCCGCATGGCGTATTCGGGGATCTCGTAGGCAACGCCCGAACGCCAGCCCCAGCCGCTGTCGCTGATATCGAGACGACCCATGCCGCTGTAGAGGGACGACAGCGACGCCGGCAAGGGCACCACCAATTCTTCCTTGAATCCACCGACCTCCTGGTAGAAGCCACCGCCGATCAGCCGCAGCTGGCCCGGACCTGCATCGAACTTGTAGGAGCAGGTCAGGCCGTAGTTGTGGCTGTATATCTTTTCGTCGCTGTTATAGTTGGCACCGGCCCAGTTTGTCCCGGGATTGGAATGGGCGCCGAACGGCTCGGAGTAGTCGGCCAGGCAATCGACATCGTCTGTGATACCGATCTTGATGCCCACGGAAGGCACGCCAAAATTGGGACCGTCGCTGACGGACTGCGGGCGATTGTTGAGGTTTCCATCACGTGGATTGATGTCACGTGCATTGGTCAGCTTGCGCTCCGGCATCACGAACGTGACTCCGCCCTCGAAAGCATAGCGTGACTTATCGAACAGCAGATCTATGTCATAACCCGCGCGCTCGATGCCTCCGGCCGCTGCGGAGCTGACGAAGCTACAGCCGGCAAGCAGCACGAGGGCGGCCTTGGCCACTGCACGATGTCCCATTACACTTCCCCGGTACCCAACTGCGGCAATCTTACGGTCATCGCAAGAATAGGCAACGTAACGATAAGCCCGTGATATCAATACTGGAGCGCGCTCCACGAGAAGTAGCGGCATCCTATCGCGTGAATATCACAAAGCGCAAAATTTTCTTCCCGAGAATGTATCGTTTAGTGCTTGAACTAGATTCTCTTTCTCTGACTTGCGCGCGATGTATCAAACGGATCACAGCAGCGAAATATAACCACCCCCTTAAAATGAGGGGTTTGATATTCAACCCGAGACTATACTTTGAATGTAACCAATCCACCTGAAGTCGAATTTTCTATGGATTCAAGAAGGGCGCACCCCTTTCGTGGCACGCCCTTTGTAATTCCACCGAACGATTCTAAACGGTCGTAGCAATCAGCCGACTTCGCTGAGCCTTGTCAGGGCGACCTTGAGGCTGGCGAGCTGGCTCTGCAGCTCCTCCAGCCGTTCGCGTTCCGCAGCCACGACTTCGGGGTTGGCGTTGGCAACGAACCGCTCGTTCGACAATTTCCCGACGATGCGATCCGCCTCGGCCTGTGCCTTGGCGACAGCCTTTTCAAGCCGGCTCCGCTCGGCGTCGATATCGATCAATGTGCCCAGCGGCAGACATGCAGTCGCCTCGCCGATGACGATCTGTGCCGAGCCCTTCGGCGCAGCTTCGGCGAGCGAGATAGCCTCGACGCGGGCAAGCCGCTTGATCGCCGCATCGTGGCGGAACAGCCGCTCGCGGGTGACGCCATTGGCATCGACGAACACCAGCGGCGCCGTGGCTGCCGGCGGCACGTTCATTTCCGAGCGCACAGAACGGATGCCCGAGACGAGGTCGATCAGCCAGTTGATCTCTGCTGCCGCGACATCGTCCGCATAGGACGGCACCGGCCAGTCTGCGTGGCAGATCAATCCATCGCGCTCCTTGCCCTCGCCAGCTGTGTGGGCCCAGAGCTCCTCCGTCATGAACGGCATGAACGGATGCAGAAGCTTGTAGATCTCTTCCAGCACGTAGGCGCTGCAGCCCTGCGCTTCGACCTTGTCAGCCTCTTCCTCGCCCATGAAGACGGGCTTCAGCAGTTCCAGGTACCAGTCGCAGAACTGGTTCCAGACAAAGCGATAGAGAGCGCCGGCCGCGTCGTTGAACCGGTAAGCCTCCAGCGCCTCCGTGACATCACGGGTGGTGCGCGCCAGTTCCGTCAGGATCCAGCGGTTGACCGTCAGTTCGGCCGCCTCGGGCACAAAATGCGCGCCACTGGCAGCGCCGTTCATCTCCGCGAAACGCGTCGCATTCCACAGCTTGGTGCCGAAGTTGCGGTAGCCGGCGATGCGCGCCGGATCGAGTTTCACGTCGCGGCCCTGCGCTGCCATGATGGCCAGCGTGAAACGTAGCGAGTCGGCGCCGTACTCGTCGATCAGTTCCAGCGGATCGATGACGTTGCCTTTCGACTTCGACATCTTCTGGCCGCTCTTGTCGCGAACCAGTGCGTGAACATAGACCGTATTGAACGGCTCTACCCCGTTGCCGGCGTCGTCCTTCATGAAGTGCAGGCCCATCATCATCATTCGGGCGACCCAGAAGAAGATAATGTCGAAACCGGTGACCAGCACGTTGGTCGGATAGTAGCGGGCAAGCTCGGCCGTCTGCTCAGGCCAGCCGAGCGTCGAGAACGGCCAGAGGGCGGACGAGAACCAGGTGTCGAGCACATCCTCGTCGCGGATGAGGATTTCACCCGGCTTGAAGTTCTCCAGTTTCTCCTCGACCCAGGCCTTCCAGACACCTTCGTGAGACAGGTAATGCTGGATCGCCGCCTGCAGCGCCTCTTCCTCGGTCTTTTCGACGAAAACCTGACCATCCGGGCCATACCAGGCCGGGATCTGGTGACCCCACCAAAGCTGGCGCGAAATGCACCAGGGCTGGATGTTGTCCATCCACTCGTAATAGGTCTTGTCCCAGTTCTTCGGCACGAAATTGGTGCGGCCTTCGCGCACGGAGGCGATGGCCGGCCCTGCCAGCGTCTTCGCATCGACGAACCACTGGTCGGTCAGCATAGGCTCGATGACGACGTTCGAGCGGTCGCCGAACGGCTGCATGATCTTCTTGGCTTCGACGTAGGGAATATCGTTGCCGTCGGCATCCTTGACGGTAACCGCCAGGCCCTCGGCGTTGATCGCATCGACGATGCGCTTGCGGGCGACGAGCCGGTCGAGGCCGCGATATTCTTCCGGTACGAGGTTGATGTCGTCGATTTCGGATTCCGTCGGCATGTCGCCGCCGCGGGCAATCGCCTGCGCCTGGGCAGCGCAGACTGCGTAGGGCTCGCCGTCATCGCGCATTTCGGCGCGGCCGTTCATCAGCCGGTAGAGCGGGATGTCGTTGCGCTTGGCGACCTGGTAGTCGTTGAAATCATGGGCGCCGGTAATCTTCACCGCGCCGGAGCCAAAATCTGGTTCCGGATATTCGTCGGTGATGATCGGGATCAGGCGGCGATGCTCCTTCGGCCCGACGGGGATTTCACAGAGCTTGCCGACGATAGGTGCATAGCGTGTATCCGAGGGGTGAACGGCCACGGCACCATCTCCCAGCATCGTCTCCGGCCGGGTCGTCGCAATCGAGATGTAGTCGCGCTCCTCCTGGAAAGTGACGTTACCGTCGGCATCCTTCTCGACATAGGTGTATGTCTCGCCGCCAGCCAGGCGGTATTTGAAGTGCCACATATGGCCGTTGACTTCGCGGCTTTCGACCTCGATGTCGGAGATTGCGGTTTCGAACTGCGGGTCCCAGTTGACCAGCCGCTTGCCGCGATAGATCAGGCCCTCCTTGTAGAGCGACACGAAGACCTTGAGGACGGCTTCCGACAGCCCCTCGTCCATGGTGAAGCGCTCGCGCGACCAGTCGCAGGAGGCGCCGAGGCGCTTCAGCTGGTTGAAGATCAGACCGCCCGACTCGTCCTTCCATTCCCAGACCTTGTCGATGAAGGCTTCGCGGCCCATGGCGACACGGCCGGGCAGCTGCAATTCCTTCAGCTTGCGCTCGACGACCATCTGCGTGGCGATGCCGGCATGGTCCATGCCTGGCTGCCAGAGCACGTCCTTGCCGCGCATCCGCTCGAAACGCACCATGATGTCCTGCAACGTGTTGTTGAGCGCGTGGCCCATGTGCAGCGAACCGGTGACGTTCGGAGGCGGAATGACGATGGTGAACGTCTCGGCTCCCGGCTTGGCATTGGCACCAGCGCGAAACGCGTCGGCCTCGTCCCATTTCTGGGCGATTTTCGGCTCAACAGCGGCAGAATCATAGGTCTTTTCGAGCATTTTGGGACCGGATCTAGAGTTCGATGATGCCGGTTGGTAAACAGGATGGCCGTCGGCAAGTCAATAAAAAAGCCGCCCCGTGCCCGGAGCGGCTGTTGTCGCCAGGTGTCGGGAAAAACTAGCGGCGGGGCCCGCGGGCAACCCGCTCGATCTCCTCGCGTACCAGCTTTTCGACCAGCGTCGGCAGGTTGTCGTCCAGCCATTCCTGCAGCATCGGCCGCAGCATGTCCTGGGCTATGTCGTCGAGCGAGCGGCGCTCGGCGCCAAGCGCTGCGGCAAGCTCGTCGAACGAACGCGCAACCTGCTCGCCGGTGGCTTCAGAGACCAGCATCTTCTGGGCCTCTTCATGCAGCTGCGGCAGGAACCGGTCATGCTGCTCAGCAGGCGCGACATAGGCGGCTTCCGGCTCGACATGAACCGGCTGCGGTGCAGTGGCGCGCTCGGGCTGCGGCTGTGTCCGGACACCGGATGGCATGTCAGGCGCCCGAGTGACCTGTTCGACGACCTGCTGCACAGGCTCGACCGGCCTGATGTGCACGACCACGTCGGACATCTCGGCCGCAAAATCCTGCGACACGGCGGCCATCGGTTCACGTTGCGTATGCCGCACTTCCGCCTCGGCGGCATCGGGCTGCATCGCATGCGAGCCAAGGCGCACCTCGGCGAGACGGGCGGCCATCGCCGGCGGCAATTCGCGAGACGGCGCCGCTTCACGCGACGCGTTCATCTGCATGGAATTGCGATCGGAAGCGGCACGCACGCGGGCTGCCACGTCGGCGAGCGACATGGTGCTGCGCGGCGCTGCATCCGGATCGTGGCCGGCCGAATTGGCGGCAACGAACCGCGGGTCCTGGGGAGCCGGCATCGGCGGCATGTCGTCGAGCGCGCCTTCGAACTCATCGTCGACGGTCAGATGGATGTCGTTGTCATCGTTTTCCGCAGCTTCGTACACCGGCGGCATCGGGGCCGACAGGGAAGGACCACCGCCTGGCTCGTTGCTTTCGATGATCTTGCGGATAGAGGCAAGAATCTCTTCCATCGACGGTTCACGCGCAACATTGGACTGAGCCATTTTCATCCCCGTTATCCTGCAGAAAGGACCGAAATGCCAGCGCGCCAGCCATTCGAATCATCGCTACCTTAGGATACTCTCCGGGGGAAAAAAATCACCGCGAATCGACTAAGTCCGCTGATGCACAGTTTTGTTTACCTTGTCCAGAGC carries:
- the erpA gene encoding iron-sulfur cluster insertion protein ErpA — its product is MTETTVTLSDSAAKRIAAIVSAETGKSALRVAVEGGGCSGFSYKFDLVEAPAEDDIVVAKGDATVFIDKLSLIYMAGSQIDFVDNLLGQSFQINNPNAVASCGCGTSFSV
- the xth gene encoding exodeoxyribonuclease III, with the translated sequence MKIATWNINGIKARIDNLCQWLKDSSPDIACLQEIKSVDEGFPRLQLEELGYHVETHGQKGFNGVAILSKQKPDAVIRGLPGDDTDQQSRFIEASFSIAGDRTLRVGCIYLPNGNPVDTEKYPYKLAWMERLQVFAAGRLALEEPLILAGDYNVIPEPHDCFDPRVWANDALFLPQTRQAFRRLENLGLTDALRATSDQSKLYTFWDYQAGAWPKNNGIRIDHLMLSPEAADKMTSATVEKHVRAWEKPSDHVPVVAHFDFAG
- a CDS encoding DUF2497 domain-containing protein; translated protein: MAQSNVAREPSMEEILASIRKIIESNEPGGGPSLSAPMPPVYEAAENDDNDIHLTVDDEFEGALDDMPPMPAPQDPRFVAANSAGHDPDAAPRSTMSLADVAARVRAASDRNSMQMNASREAAPSRELPPAMAARLAEVRLGSHAMQPDAAEAEVRHTQREPMAAVSQDFAAEMSDVVVHIRPVEPVQQVVEQVTRAPDMPSGVRTQPQPERATAPQPVHVEPEAAYVAPAEQHDRFLPQLHEEAQKMLVSEATGEQVARSFDELAAALGAERRSLDDIAQDMLRPMLQEWLDDNLPTLVEKLVREEIERVARGPRR
- a CDS encoding valine--tRNA ligase — protein: MLEKTYDSAAVEPKIAQKWDEADAFRAGANAKPGAETFTIVIPPPNVTGSLHMGHALNNTLQDIMVRFERMRGKDVLWQPGMDHAGIATQMVVERKLKELQLPGRVAMGREAFIDKVWEWKDESGGLIFNQLKRLGASCDWSRERFTMDEGLSEAVLKVFVSLYKEGLIYRGKRLVNWDPQFETAISDIEVESREVNGHMWHFKYRLAGGETYTYVEKDADGNVTFQEERDYISIATTRPETMLGDGAVAVHPSDTRYAPIVGKLCEIPVGPKEHRRLIPIITDEYPEPDFGSGAVKITGAHDFNDYQVAKRNDIPLYRLMNGRAEMRDDGEPYAVCAAQAQAIARGGDMPTESEIDDINLVPEEYRGLDRLVARKRIVDAINAEGLAVTVKDADGNDIPYVEAKKIMQPFGDRSNVVIEPMLTDQWFVDAKTLAGPAIASVREGRTNFVPKNWDKTYYEWMDNIQPWCISRQLWWGHQIPAWYGPDGQVFVEKTEEEALQAAIQHYLSHEGVWKAWVEEKLENFKPGEILIRDEDVLDTWFSSALWPFSTLGWPEQTAELARYYPTNVLVTGFDIIFFWVARMMMMGLHFMKDDAGNGVEPFNTVYVHALVRDKSGQKMSKSKGNVIDPLELIDEYGADSLRFTLAIMAAQGRDVKLDPARIAGYRNFGTKLWNATRFAEMNGAASGAHFVPEAAELTVNRWILTELARTTRDVTEALEAYRFNDAAGALYRFVWNQFCDWYLELLKPVFMGEEEADKVEAQGCSAYVLEEIYKLLHPFMPFMTEELWAHTAGEGKERDGLICHADWPVPSYADDVAAAEINWLIDLVSGIRSVRSEMNVPPAATAPLVFVDANGVTRERLFRHDAAIKRLARVEAISLAEAAPKGSAQIVIGEATACLPLGTLIDIDAERSRLEKAVAKAQAEADRIVGKLSNERFVANANPEVVAAERERLEELQSQLASLKVALTRLSEVG
- a CDS encoding OmpP1/FadL family transporter produces the protein MGHRAVAKAALVLLAGCSFVSSAAAGGIERAGYDIDLLFDKSRYAFEGGVTFVMPERKLTNARDINPRDGNLNNRPQSVSDGPNFGVPSVGIKIGITDDVDCLADYSEPFGAHSNPGTNWAGANYNSDEKIYSHNYGLTCSYKFDAGPGQLRLIGGGFYQEVGGFKEELVVPLPASLSSLYSGMGRLDISDSGWGWRSGVAYEIPEYAMRASLVYNSQVKYDNLSGTVDLTSVPKIAVPGNPAVGTVTPVYGSATAPDSLELKLQTGIAPDWLAFGSAKWTNWSTLQSIAFCPKSTRGVVACRPGSAAELTSLDLLYKDGWTLSGGIGHKFNAQWSGAVSLTWDQGTSQGYGLSSDTWMLGAGLSFSPTEHVEYRLAGAVGLLTSGKSGTVTSGGVTYGDDVTYRYGNDFVGALSTSVKVKF
- the exoR gene encoding exopolysaccharide production regulator ExoR; protein product: MLRSEFPSVRVMWLGMALIVPAAVAAPALAFDINAGVSKESGPFDLFKFGFKAYKNGQKEEAVEAYKYAAEKGHTGSRWALANMYADGDGVAQDDFEAFKIYNEIAQQGVEPGSEDTGFFINALLSLANYYKSGIPNTPVKTDLNQARQLYFQVASTFGIAEAQFQLAKMMLSGEGGTSNVQQAKKWLNQARKSGHPGAMAVFGNILFQEGQSTRGLAFMTAALDKCKPKDCPWMEDLQEQAFSVANENDRRNAVVMAHKLDVTAPE